The Bacillus sp. (in: firmicutes) nucleotide sequence CTACAACCTGTTACTAGCAACCCTAGCATTAAAGCAATAAATGGCTTATTCATTTTTAAAACTCCTTGGATTATCTGGTTTCTGTGTCATTTTTATGCTCATCTATTATACTATAATTTTATGTCGACTTAATACTACATTTTTCTACCATATGGTAAGCGAATAAGAAATGTAGTTCCTTTTCCTTTTTCACTAGTTGCCGAAATAGTACCACCATGTGCTTCGACAAAACCTTTTGCAATCGAAAGACCTAATCCTGCCCCACCACGTTCACGATTTCTTGATGTATCAGCTCGGGAGAAACGGTCAAAAATGGTCGATAGAAACTCCTCGTCTATCCCTGAGCCTGTATCTGAGACGGTGATTACAACTTCCTTAGCATGTACGTCTTTATCTAATTTCATTGTGATTATACCGTTTATTGGCGTATGTCTTAAGGCATTATCTAATAAATTGACAATAACCTGTGTCATCCGATCCTCGTCTAATTCTAGTTCTATGTTATCAGATAGTATTTTAATGATAAGGGAGATCTCCTTTTCATCTGTTAACGCCATAAAATTTGAAGTTACTTTTTCTAAGAAATTGCCAACATTAATAGGCTGTTTCTTTAAAGGTAACTTTCCCGCTTCAGCTAAGCTCAACTGTTGAAGGTCATTTACTAGACGTGATAAACGGTATACCTCGTCAACTAAAAGCATAATTTCTTTTTCGTCTGCCTTAATGACCCCTTCTTGAATTGATTCTAACTTTCCGCGAATAATTGCTAAAGGCGTTCGCAACTCATGGGCAACATCTGCCATCAGCTTTTGTCTAAGCTTTTCATTTTGCTGAAGCTGCTCTGCCATCTGATTAAACGCCTGTGAAAGATGATAGAATTCATCCTTTTGATCTACGATGACCCGAAACGAGGTATCGCCTGCAGAAACCTTTTCAATCCCGACAAGCAGTTTTTTTACTGGTTTCGTTAAACTTTTCGTGATGAAAAAGCCTACGAATACAGCAATTAAACTCCCTAATACTGTACCTAAAACAATTGTAGTATTAGTGGAGTGAATGTATTGTTTCACTAGATTTTGCTGAATGAGATCTTCTTCACGAATAAAAATTAATTCGCCAATTTTTTCATCACCAACTAGTAAGTCGCGATGGACACCGATGATATCAGAAGCTTTTTTTCCATTAAACTCTCGATTAGAATCGGCAATAACAACTCCCTGTTTATCAGCGATTACGATATGTTGATTAAAAATCATCGCACTTCCCATCATTTGGGCATGTCTTCTTCCCATTATTGGATTTTGTTGCAACACTTGCTCTACATTAGCGTAAGTGCCATACGCTTCATAATAATTCTCAAAATATTGCGCTAATCTATCAATCATCCCCATTTCCTGATTAACTAAAAATTGCTGAAACCCAGTTTTTATTTGATTTTGAAAAAAAACAAATTGAAAAAAGCCCGTTACCAACACAATCGATAGAACAGCAATAATGAGTTTTGGTAGTAATTTCATTCTTCTCCACCAAAGCGGTAGCCAATCCCATACAAAGTGTCGATATATTTAGGTTGATGGGGGTTATCCTCTACCTTTTTTCTTAAATTACTAACATGAGTATCAATTGAACGCTCATAATTAGCATAAGCTTCACCAAAAGCAATATTCATTAATTGCAGACGACTATAAACGCGGCCAGGCTTTTGCGCTAGCGTAACTAAAATTTTAAACTCCGTCGGGGTTAAGTTCACTTTTTTTTCGTTAACAAACACTTCATATGTAGATAGATTGATTACCATGTCCCCACGCACAAGCTTTTCATCCTCATCTACATCGGTATCAACAGCTGCCGTTCTTCTTAAAACGGCCTTCATTCGCGCCGTAAGCTCGCGAAGACTAAACGGCTTTGTAATATAATCATCAGCCCCCATTTCTAAACCTACTATTTTATCAATCTCATCTGTTTTGGCAGTGAGCATAATGACAGGGATATTCTTTTGAATCGCGTGAATTTCCTTAAGCGCTTCATAGCCGTCCATTTCCGGCATCATAATATCGAGAAGAACAATATCAATTTGCTCATTCTTTACAGTTTGCACAGCACTCTTTCCATTGGCCGCTTCTATCGTTTCATAGCCTTCATTCTGCAAATAAGAGGCAATCATTTCTCTTATATTATGCTCGTCATCAACTACCAATACTTTTTTTACCATCTTGGACCACCTCTCTATTCATTATAATTGGAATCTATAAATTTTCACAGAAACAGATGATAGATTATTTCGCTGCTTTATACGCAGAAAAAAGCTCTGAGATTATAAACCTCAGAGCCTTCGGTATTTATCCTCACCACCACATCGGACCAGTGCCCATTCGGCCTTGGCCCATTCCTGGTTGTCCACTAGGCATCATTGGACAAGGACTGCCTTTATAGATGCCTGCACCTTTACCGCGAGGACCAACACCTTCCGCATTAATCATCGCTTCAACCATTGCTTTCATGTTTTTAAGCATTGCATCCTTTTGGTCTTTCGTAATTGTCTTTGCTTTAACCATTTCATTTAATGCTACTTCTCTGTCAGCCATCACAGCTTTGACTACATCGGCTGCATCAAGTTTTTTTTCTTTTAATAATTCGGCTATCGGTTTGCCATCTAAGCGAGCTTTATAAAGCTCATCTGTTGTCATTCCTAGCTTTTCAGCGATAATCTCATGCATATTGCCTTGAAAATATTGCCCCATAAAGGATCCCATTCTACCGAACTGTGAGAAATTATCATTAGGTTGAATTTTGGCTGGAGCCTCTGCTGCCATTCCTGAAGTTGGTGCAGCCATTCCTACTACCAAACCGCCGACAATTGCAGCACGTAATAACATCTTCCTGACTTTCATCATAAGTACCACCCTTCTATTTATTTTGATTTCTCTTACTATCTTAATAATAGAAGAAAACGTTTCAGGCACCGTCAGGAAATTGTCAAGATTTTATTAAGATTTTTAATGATAAAAAATAGTCGCATCAACCATTCCCACTGCTTCTACGATTAAATCATCAAAGGCTTTTTTGGCGTTCAATCGTAAGGATGCCTCTTCTAAATAAGAGTGCTTTTCTTTTTCTTCTTCATATAATTTTTCTTTCACTTTTTCAGAGTTTATAATCGTGTAATAGCGCTGTTCCTCATATTTCCAAAACTTTTCCTCTCCAAATGTTGCCACCATCTCTTGAAAGGTAGAATTAGAAGCCTCTTCTTTTTTTAACTCTTCTATTCTTTGTTGCACCTCTTCTGTTGTCGCAGATACGCCTTTTTCTTCTGCCAAATAATCGATTGCCTTTAATTCGATAATTTGCGTAATGATTGTTTTTTCAGGTGGGCATGTGTTTTGGCCTGCCTTATTTGCTAAAACGTTTTGTAATTTCGCTCGAAAACATTCGTAATCAATTTCTTCTTCGGTAATTTTCTTGCCGCCAACACTGGCATATACTTGTTCTTCTTGCTTCGTTTCCGCCCCATTGGCGCTATCGCCGCTCTTTTGACTATTTTGATTTGCTGGTGCTTCATTGTTTTGACTGCAGCCTGCGAACACTACGAATGAGAAAGCTAAAAGTATATATTTTAATTTTTTTATCATTTTTTTCACCTTTAAAATTCCGACTTTTGGATATACCGATTCGTTAAAATTTCTTGATATATATCCTCTAAAGTAATCTCTTTTA carries:
- a CDS encoding response regulator transcription factor yields the protein MVKKVLVVDDEHNIREMIASYLQNEGYETIEAANGKSAVQTVKNEQIDIVLLDIMMPEMDGYEALKEIHAIQKNIPVIMLTAKTDEIDKIVGLEMGADDYITKPFSLRELTARMKAVLRRTAAVDTDVDEDEKLVRGDMVINLSTYEVFVNEKKVNLTPTEFKILVTLAQKPGRVYSRLQLMNIAFGEAYANYERSIDTHVSNLRKKVEDNPHQPKYIDTLYGIGYRFGGEE
- a CDS encoding HAMP domain-containing protein; translated protein: MKLLPKLIIAVLSIVLVTGFFQFVFFQNQIKTGFQQFLVNQEMGMIDRLAQYFENYYEAYGTYANVEQVLQQNPIMGRRHAQMMGSAMIFNQHIVIADKQGVVIADSNREFNGKKASDIIGVHRDLLVGDEKIGELIFIREEDLIQQNLVKQYIHSTNTTIVLGTVLGSLIAVFVGFFITKSLTKPVKKLLVGIEKVSAGDTSFRVIVDQKDEFYHLSQAFNQMAEQLQQNEKLRQKLMADVAHELRTPLAIIRGKLESIQEGVIKADEKEIMLLVDEVYRLSRLVNDLQQLSLAEAGKLPLKKQPINVGNFLEKVTSNFMALTDEKEISLIIKILSDNIELELDEDRMTQVIVNLLDNALRHTPINGIITMKLDKDVHAKEVVITVSDTGSGIDEEFLSTIFDRFSRADTSRNRERGGAGLGLSIAKGFVEAHGGTISATSEKGKGTTFLIRLPYGRKM